The sequence GACGAGTTCTCGGCGTTCTTCGCGCGGCCGGACAGCTTCGGGCTGGGCATCTGCAACGGTTGCCAGATGATGGCGCAGCTGAAGGAGATCATCCCGGGAGCGGATCACTTCCCGCGCTTCGTGAGGAACGCGTCAGAGCAATTCGAAGCGCGGCTGTCCCTGGTGGAGGTAGCGGAGAGCCCCTCGCTGTTCTTCAAGGGGATGGCAGGGAGCCGGATGCTGATCGCCGTGTCGCACGGTGAGGGGTTCGCGGAGTTCCCCAACCGGGAGGAGGCGGCACGGGTGAACGGGCTCGGCCTGGTGACGGCGCGCTTCGTGGACAACCACGGTCAGGTGACGGAGAAGTACCCGGCGAACCCGAACGGCTCACCGTTTGGCCTGTGCGGACTGACGACGGTGGACGGGCGTTTCACGCTGATGATGCCGCATCCGGAGCGGGTGCACCGGACGGTGCAGCACTCGTGGCATCCGGACAGCTGGGGCGAGGACGGCCCGTGGATGCGCCTGTTCCGCAACGCCCGGGCGTGGCTGGGCTAAAGGACGGCTTCACGGGCTCAGGCCCGGTGGCTGCTCTCGCCCGTCACGACGGCTGAGCCGATCAGGTGCGCCAGCCGGAGCGGCTCCGGCACGTGCCCCCGATCCGTGACTCGCGCGAGCGCCTCGGCCACCTCGGAGGGCTCCGCTCCCTGCACCTGGAAGGTGAAGCCGCCTACCTGATGGATGGGGCCCGCCCGCCTCAACAATGCCAGACGTTGCTCTGCGCGGGGCAGTCGCCGCAGGGCTTGCTCCACGGCCGCCAGATCCGGCATGCGCCGCATCACCGACACGCACGGACGCTTCAGGCGCGCCGCCAGCGCTGGCAGGTCCACCACGTTGAAGCCACCGAAGGCAATTCCATCCAGCAACACCAGGTGGAGCTGCGGGAGGAACTTGCCGCCCTCCAGCAGCCGGCACACCTCCTGTGTCGCCGTCCACCCGTCCTTGCGCACCCGTCCCCAGACGAGCCCCTCGAAGCGCGTGCCGCTGCACACCACCCCCACCACGGGCACCACGGCACCCGGGCGGCGCTGGAAGGGCGCGTCGTCGAAGCCGATGACAC comes from Hyalangium minutum and encodes:
- a CDS encoding DUF99 family protein; its protein translation is MRLPRLPRVIGFDDAPFQRRPGAVVPVVGVVCSGTRFEGLVWGRVRKDGWTATQEVCRLLEGGKFLPQLHLVLLDGIAFGGFNVVDLPALAARLKRPCVSVMRRMPDLAAVEQALRRLPRAEQRLALLRRAGPIHQVGGFTFQVQGAEPSEVAEALARVTDRGHVPEPLRLAHLIGSAVVTGESSHRA